In Methanosarcina barkeri MS, a single window of DNA contains:
- a CDS encoding preprotein translocase subunit Sec61beta: MAKKSGSGLQSSAGLMRYYEADKNAVQIQPKAVLIVGAIVGIAVLFLSAVNGFWP, from the coding sequence ATGGCTAAAAAATCAGGTTCCGGGCTCCAGTCTTCTGCAGGGCTCATGCGCTATTATGAAGCAGATAAAAATGCAGTTCAAATCCAGCCTAAGGCAGTGCTGATTGTCGGTGCAATTGTTGGCATTGCAGTATTATTCTTAAGTGCTGTAAATGGTTTCTGGCCGTAA